The DNA sequence GTAGACGCATGTGTCACAAATCTTacatgttttataattttacccaatacttatttcttttaaatatgcttaccttaaaaaaaaaaaaaaaaaaaacaaatggtgaCTAATCAATTTtcctttagtttttcttttgcttttccaacttgtattttttaaaaaaaataaataaaaaattggaacacTAAATAATTACGTAATACTTTGACACAAGTTGTGTTTCCACTGAAATCCCGTATCATGCCATGATGCTTGCGATGAAACCTCATTGGCTATCAGATTCTCATAATTTAATCAcggattaattaattgtttggtGCAATAATATAAGCTGCCATTTTCCACCAGTACATCTGGATTTCAATACCTTGCATTGATTCAAACAACTCTGTCTTCCTCTGTCTCTCATTCACTTcactcttgtctttttttttttttttttttgggtgaaatgtCACTTCTCTCTGTTACAACAAAAGAGGATAACACAGTCAACACAACAAAAATATGAATCGAACAAAACtattaacatataaaatatcaataacaataacaataattatgctactaatatttaaaattgtatatagtGAAATTATAGGAAATATCATAACTTGGTTGTAGTGCATGAtacctttttaaaattataaatttctcaTATTTACAAATCAAGTTTCTAATTATTAAAAAGCGACAACTTGTATTCTTATGGTATTGAAAAGAAATCGTTGCAAATTTGGAGACGACTTCCCTAAGTTTCAGTTGGACGGTTTCCTAACACCTAAAATTGTCCCATGCACATTCTTTTGCTCAATTAGTATGTCCAAAATACGAAGACACAGAAAGGAAAAAGTTATTAGACCCAAAGAGCATCGGGCTGCCTTCTAATTGGGCCTAAAGTAGAAAAAGGAGCCCAACAGGTAATCGTTGTTCGTTAGTCGTTGCTAATCAGTTCACTCAATCTAATCAGTGTTTAATGAGTAGAAGCGTCATCTATCCAATAatccatcatcttcttcttcttcctgatCTTTGtggaaccaaaaacaaaatacaaaaacaaaaaaagtgacTGATGCTGACACAGACCCATAAGCCACGTGTCAGTTATCAGCATGCAGATGAGGTTGCTTTAACGTGTGGTCATCACAGTCCTCCACCCACCTAGATCTCCTTCGAATCTCTTCCTCTCTCCTCTCCTCTTCCTGGATATTTTACAataatctttttcctttttttcacaaaaaaaaaaaaaaaaaaaaaaaaatcaaagccaaACAGGAAATGAAATTGCCCAACATACAATAAGTAACAGAAACCCCCCACGCTCCTGATATTTGGAACCACGTTGTTGATGAACTTTTGTCATCCAGTCTTCAATGGCCAAAGTTGCAAAGCTTCACATAGGCCCACAGGGTTTAGATAACCTTAACTTCAACGGCCACTTCAGGACCCGCCCGATACTCTTACTTGGTCCGGGCTACCGGCGGTACGGCCCAGGAGTACTCACCCGCCGTTATGGGTTTTGCTTAAGGTCTTTTAGAAGCGAGAATGGAGGGGAATTggaagagaaagagatagaATCTGCGAGAAAGTGTGGGGAATTGAAGAAGGAAAGTGGGTTTTGGAGTTGTTTGAAGTCTGCTGTTTTGGGAGGTGTTGGTTTGGCTTCCAGACGCGATGATGATTATAAAAAGGCTATAGTGAAACTGGAGGAGGTGTTCAACTCGGTGAGTTTTTCTTTTACTTGTATTTTCTACtagttaattttcatttatgcGAGTTcgaattattcttttaattgcTTTAATTGTTTTATGTTCTATTTGTTTCGTCGTCATGGTGAGCTTCACAGTAATTTAGTAGCTCAAAATGCAGGATAAGGAGCTGACCTTCTGCATCTTgaattttccattattttcttcttttttttgttttggcccAATCTTGcaattttatgttctttttctCCGTTATTGGGTCTATGTATAGGaagattatttgtttttaaaaatatttcatagtttaaatttgtttattatttataaatttcttaCGAGCAAGTTTAATTCCTGGCCAGAGCCAGTTAAAaggatttaaacttttaatttttttattctttttaaaaaagaaaaaaatgaaaaattgaacGGATAATTCTCTAGTTTGTAAATCAATTAGAAATTATCCAAACGAAATTTTTTtcgaccccaaaaaaaaaaaaaaaaaaaaaaattgtttgtacATTCCCAGACAAAACAAGCCCAAGGccttaagaatttttttttttttttttcaccttattacaaaaatttatcatgtaaaaaatataattcaaaacGAAAAGTTAAAATCTTTGTTTATAGTCTACAACTACATTGCATTAACCTAtatggatgtattatatatggGTATATAATCACTAAGGTTTGTTTTTCTATGGAGTATCAAACATTAAATTTAACCTGCCTCTCTCTCTAAAACAACTCAGATTGCCGTCCAAATTGGAAGATATATTGTGACCATGATGAGCACTGGAGTTGTACTGGCAATTGGTTTTCAGATGTCAGGTTGGCAAACATACAGGCTTAATTCGGTTTGTAAACATCTATATTGATGCTCAAAACAACGACACAAAATAATTTTCCgtaaatttttttgaaggtgGTGATAGCCAGATGCATACCTTAATTTGGTATAGCTGGCTTGGAGGGATTATAATTGGAACTATGATAGGTTCTAACATGGTTTTAGAGGAACATTGTCGAGCTGGTCCACGAAATGTTGTCATAACTGGAAGGTAATTTGTCTCACTTCCTATCGCAGCTTGATTAAAGATTCTTGTAGTTGAAGAATAACCGAGGGAAATGGCATATATTTGAAGCTTGCATATTTCTGTACTTCTTTATCTAATTTAATGTAGTTTGAAATTGAATTGTTTTTGAGTAGGCAGTCGAAACATATTAAATTAATGTTAGCTGCTTGTTTGATTGGTTTGTTCAGTACAAGGGGACTTGGAAAAGCTCTTGCTCGTGAATTTCTTCTTTCAGGAGATCGTGTGATTGTAGCTTCCCGAAGGTGGTATTTGGTAATTTTAACTGTATAGTTTATAAACCTTCTGTGtctagaaatttattatttgttaatgttcCATCagtgaaaaaatattttgtacatACTTATTGGCACTGAATCATGGAATGATTATGTGAAGGCAGCCCTGAGTCCGTAAATGAAACTGTCAGAGAGCTTGAGGAAAACCTAAAGGAGGGAAAAAGCACTGCGGGTGGCTCATCAAGTACAAATTTGGCACATGCAAAGGTGGTCGGAATAGCATGCGATGTTTGCGAACCTGGTGATGTGCAGAAATTAGCAAATTTTGCTGTCAATGAACTCGGTTCTATTGATATTTGGGTGAGTGTTTTAAATCTTTACTGTTGATGTCTGTCAGCTATCTGGTAGTTGCCCAGCGATCCCATTTGCATGCAGATTGAAATAGTCTTGCAGTTTTTAATCTTTTGTCATCAATCTGTAAACTATTGGACAGATAAATAATGCTGGCACAAATAAAGGATTTAGACCCTTGCTACAGTTTGATGATGAAGACATTAAACAGGTATGGTTCTTAATTTACTTGTGTGGTTGGATTTGGAATTGGAGTGGCTTTACTCAATCTCTCATTCTATGATTGGTTTATGTCAAGGGAGATAATCCATCCCGCATTTCTTTCTCTCGCTTTCTATCTGTCTCCCCTGTCTCTGTGGACCAAAACACATGTTCATCCACAGAGAAGGTTTTTGCTCGTGACCGAAGTGTGCATCTgatctcattttgtttttccttcatGAAGTAGATCTGTATAATATCGTTGAAATGTTTGAACTGATCTAACTTCTACATTGTGGTTTTATGTTAGATTGTCTCAACGAACTTGGTGGGCTCTCTACTCTGTACTCGAGAAGCCATGCGTATAATGAGGAACCAAGCTAAAGGGGGGCACATATTTAATATGGATGGGGCAGGCTCTGGGGGATCCAGTACCCCTTTGACAGCTGTGTAAGTTTCATGTATTATTGGATGAAAATAGCTTTCAAATCTTGGAAGAGGATGAAAATTCATTATTCTCTTCCTTTAGCAACTGCTATGTTTGATGGTGACGATAATACTTATGTTGGTTTATCTACTTTACTATGTAGATATGGTTCAACAAAGTGTGGCCTTAGGCAGCTTCAGGCATCACTTTTGAAGGAGTGCAAGCGGTCCAAAGTAGGAGTCCATACAGCATCTCCAGGCATGGTTCTTACAGATCTGCTTCTAAGGTATGTATATGTTTAGGTGCATCCCTCTTGTTTGTAGTCATTTAATGTCTCTTATATAACTTTGTTAAATTTGATATCCTGGTGATAACACCCCACCTCAAGAAAATGTAGAACTAAAATAGGGATCTTAGTTTGAAGTTATAAAACACTGGTGTTTCTATTTAATGAGTTCTACCCTGCTTGACAATTTTGTTTTCCTGTTAAAATGATCCTCTGTTGTTATATGGCAATGCTAACTTTGATACTTTGTATGTGCCTTTTGCTTTCAGTGGCTCCACtatacaaaataaacaaatgttTAACATCATATGTGAGCTTCCGGAAACAGTTGCTAGAACTTTAGTCCCACGGATGCGGGTTGTAAAGGGGACAGGGAAGGCCATCAACTACTTGACCCCACCTAGGATCTTACTTGCATTAGTTACTGCTTGGCTGCGAAGAGGCCGCTGGTTTGATGACCAGGTAATTGAGATACTTATTTTCACGTAATGAGATATGTAAGTTATTTTAATGTCAAATTAATGCATTAAGCTAAGCAAAATTCTTCAGTAATGAAACTGTTATAATAATGGATCTCCATATTTCCAAAGAACCAAGAACTGATCTGGCATACATATTTTTGCAGGGTAAGGCATTATATGCAGCAGAGGCAGACCGGATTCGGAACTGGGCTGAAGACCGCACGCGTTTTTCATTCACTGACGCAACTGAGATGTACACGGAGAACACTTGGGTGTCTGTCTTCTCACTTTCAGTTGTTTGTGCCTTTATAATCCTTTCAAGCACAAATAGCAACTTCCCGGGCACTTGAGTTTTTCACCTGCAAATCTAATAAGCCATAAAGTAGTAGGAATACATTGTTCAAGTGCTCTTGGGCTTTTAGCAAAGAAGCAGCCTTTGGTGTCTTCAGGTGTAGCTTAGGAATTCATTTGTCCTTTTAGATTATGGGCCTATATACTTCACCTGCCCATTTACATTTATGCGTACACAAAGACAAAGACAATATTCAATTTGTTATTTGAGCTCCTTAtaacatgtaaaaaaaaaaaaaaaacttcattaaatttgtaatgaaatataatctcAGTAATCTTCTACCTGAAACAACACTTTTAACAAGTCAACAGCCAAATTATCTGTGTCCTACTAATGTGTCCTATTAGTAGCCATgacaaatagcatttttttGAAATCATATTTATATCTAACAAAACATGTCTTTATACATGTTTTGGACCATTATACGGCATGCAACCAAGGAGGAGGGTTGGATAGGGTTCGGTAAGTCCCTTTCGTTGAGAGGGATTTGTATTGAATCAAAATGGCAGGCTGACTCTGGTTGCCTCATCCTTTCACACCTAATCCATCCTCTAATCGCGCCGTCTGAGAATCACAGTTGTAGCCAGTTTTCTCtgcttcccttttttttttttttttttttttgggttaatctATGAAAACCCTTTGGAGTAAATGATgaacaattataattatttattcaaattggCTTCCAAAATGCAAATCTTTGAGGCGGTTGAAAAATTATAGACTGCCATATAGTTATGATTTCGAAACAGTTAATCAATAATGAAATGCATAAGGGTGAcgcaaaaaataattattttaagggTGAAGTTGAAAATGTATCTTCAGAATTGATTTTAACTGGACACCTGCTTTAATTTGGACAGTCAAATGTTGTGTGATAATATAGAATAACAAAGTAGAAGATAAGAAAGTCTAaatgatagaatatatatatttttcaataattacaact is a window from the Ziziphus jujuba cultivar Dongzao chromosome 11, ASM3175591v1 genome containing:
- the LOC107431821 gene encoding probable chlorophyll(ide) b reductase NYC1, chloroplastic isoform X1, whose translation is MAKVAKLHIGPQGLDNLNFNGHFRTRPILLLGPGYRRYGPGVLTRRYGFCLRSFRSENGGELEEKEIESARKCGELKKESGFWSCLKSAVLGGVGLASRRDDDYKKAIVKLEEVFNSIAVQIGRYIVTMMSTGVVLAIGFQMSGGDSQMHTLIWYSWLGGIIIGTMIGSNMVLEEHCRAGPRNVVITGSTRGLGKALAREFLLSGDRVIVASRSPESVNETVRELEENLKEGKSTAGGSSSTNLAHAKVVGIACDVCEPGDVQKLANFAVNELGSIDIWINNAGTNKGFRPLLQFDDEDIKQIVSTNLVGSLLCTREAMRIMRNQAKGGHIFNMDGAGSGGSSTPLTAVYGSTKCGLRQLQASLLKECKRSKVGVHTASPGMVLTDLLLSGSTIQNKQMFNIICELPETVARTLVPRMRVVKGTGKAINYLTPPRILLALVTAWLRRGRWFDDQGKALYAAEADRIRNWAEDRTRFSFTDATEMYTENTWVSVFSLSVVCAFIILSSTNSNFPGT
- the LOC107431821 gene encoding probable chlorophyll(ide) b reductase NYC1, chloroplastic isoform X2, with the translated sequence MAKVAKLHIGPQGLDNLNFNGHFRTRPILLLGPGYRRYGPGVLTRRYGFCLRSFRSENGGELEEKEIESARKCGELKKESGFWSCLKSAVLGGVGLASRRDDDYKKAIVKLEEVFNSIAVQIGRYIVTMMSTGVVLAIGFQMSGGDSQMHTLIWYSWLGGIIIGTMIGSNMVLEEHCRAGPRNVVITGSTRGLGKALAREFLLSGDRVIVASRSPESVNETVRELEENLKEGKSTAGGSSSTNLAHAKVVGIACDVCEPGDVQKLANFAVNELGSIDIWIVSTNLVGSLLCTREAMRIMRNQAKGGHIFNMDGAGSGGSSTPLTAVYGSTKCGLRQLQASLLKECKRSKVGVHTASPGMVLTDLLLSGSTIQNKQMFNIICELPETVARTLVPRMRVVKGTGKAINYLTPPRILLALVTAWLRRGRWFDDQGKALYAAEADRIRNWAEDRTRFSFTDATEMYTENTWVSVFSLSVVCAFIILSSTNSNFPGT